In Syntrophotaleaceae bacterium, a genomic segment contains:
- a CDS encoding nitroreductase has translation MDSLRALIQKRVTCRKFTDETLSREQITGLIQDAVWVPSGSNNQPWRFVVVTDKARMKAYSDAAKQDWLDKLASCPYIQQYEEQLKNPNYNIFYDAPALIIIYGDSQAFWHVYDCSMVAYNLHLLAEEDGLGCCWIGFAHNLFSDPAVKKELGVPEGWELVAPIILGHPDGAGKKPTRRKPFDITFA, from the coding sequence ATGGACAGCTTGAGGGCTCTGATTCAGAAGCGGGTCACCTGCAGGAAATTCACCGACGAAACCCTTTCCAGGGAGCAGATTACCGGGCTGATCCAGGATGCGGTCTGGGTGCCGAGCGGTTCAAACAACCAGCCCTGGCGGTTCGTGGTCGTCACCGACAAAGCCAGAATGAAGGCCTATTCCGATGCCGCCAAGCAGGACTGGCTGGACAAGCTGGCCTCCTGCCCCTACATCCAGCAGTACGAGGAACAACTCAAGAATCCGAATTACAATATCTTCTACGATGCCCCCGCTTTGATCATCATCTATGGTGACAGCCAGGCCTTCTGGCATGTCTATGACTGCAGCATGGTCGCCTACAATCTGCATCTGCTGGCCGAAGAGGATGGTCTCGGCTGCTGCTGGATCGGATTTGCCCACAACCTCTTCTCCGATCCCGCGGTGAAAAAGGAACTGGGCGTGCCGGAGGGCTGGGAACTGGTGGCTCCGATCATCCTCGGCCACCCAGACGGGGCCGGAAAGAAACCGACCAGAAGAAAGCCTTTCGACATTACCTTTGCCTGA
- a CDS encoding phosphoribosylanthranilate isomerase, with product MTAGCTVKLCGTTSRKDAELAARAGADWFGVVVEVGFSPRSLSLEAARPLFHDPPIPAVALVFEMAEPRVRDLMAELNPCAVQFLSQEDPNLLRRLKDDFPGVQLWQSIHLPPAGVAVSREEVMASVRSYIDAGADLLLFDTAATVDGRKKYGGTGMIADWQVIRETLDQIRGEVPVLLAGGIAPDNVAAAIEAVAPDGIDLCSGVEAQPGLRDPLKVAALMRAVRSDRGQIIS from the coding sequence ATGACGGCTGGCTGCACTGTTAAGCTGTGCGGCACAACCAGCCGCAAGGATGCCGAGCTGGCCGCCAGGGCCGGCGCCGACTGGTTCGGGGTCGTGGTGGAGGTCGGTTTCTCGCCCCGCTCGCTCAGCCTGGAGGCGGCCCGCCCGCTTTTTCATGATCCTCCGATCCCGGCCGTGGCACTTGTTTTCGAAATGGCTGAGCCGCGTGTGCGGGACCTGATGGCGGAGTTGAACCCCTGTGCCGTGCAGTTTCTCAGCCAGGAGGATCCGAACCTGCTGCGCCGCCTCAAGGATGACTTTCCGGGGGTGCAGCTCTGGCAGTCGATCCATCTGCCGCCCGCCGGGGTTGCCGTTTCCCGCGAGGAGGTGATGGCATCGGTGCGCAGCTACATCGACGCCGGAGCCGATCTGCTGCTGTTCGACACCGCCGCCACCGTCGACGGCAGAAAAAAGTACGGCGGCACCGGGATGATCGCCGACTGGCAGGTGATCCGCGAGACCCTTGATCAGATTCGCGGCGAGGTGCCGGTTCTGCTCGCCGGCGGAATCGCTCCGGATAATGTGGCGGCGGCCATCGAAGCGGTGGCCCCTGATGGGATCGATCTCTGCTCGGGGGTCGAAGCGCAGCCCGGGCTGCGGGATCCGCTCAAGGTCGCGGCGTTGATGAGGGCGGTACGAAGCGACCGAGGTCAAATAATCAGCTGA
- a CDS encoding zinc-dependent dehydrogenase, with amino-acid sequence MKAAVVHGKNDIRIEEYPNPTAGPGEMVVRIKASGICATDIKTLLGQGLPKHLPTILGHEVVGEVHQLGGGVAGYAPGDRVAVYPIAVCGECVFCRKGRHNLCEKEFGLGHGIDGGFAEYVRLPREIVNIGGVVKIPDSLSFEKAVMAEPLSCGLAALRANRVQSGDTVLIVGAGPMGLIHLKLNKWAGARVIVTDLLDRRLAVAQQMGADLCIDAKGGDLAQKVAEATGGAGAEVVIVSLGIPAVIEESLKLVRKGGTVNIFGGPPAGQPITVDPRWLHYQEIVLTGTFAATPDDFRRTLELIAEGELEVEDLISDRFTLDSMLDAVERAKNQEMIRGIVLFE; translated from the coding sequence ATGAAAGCCGCTGTGGTACACGGCAAAAACGATATCCGCATCGAGGAATACCCCAACCCGACAGCGGGGCCGGGAGAGATGGTCGTCCGCATCAAGGCTTCGGGAATCTGTGCGACGGACATCAAGACCCTGCTCGGTCAGGGGCTGCCGAAGCATCTGCCGACCATCCTTGGTCATGAGGTGGTCGGCGAAGTCCATCAACTGGGGGGTGGGGTTGCCGGGTATGCGCCTGGCGATCGGGTCGCGGTCTATCCGATAGCGGTCTGCGGCGAATGCGTGTTCTGCCGCAAGGGGCGGCACAATCTCTGCGAAAAGGAATTCGGTCTCGGCCACGGCATCGACGGCGGCTTTGCCGAATACGTCCGTCTGCCGAGGGAGATCGTCAATATCGGCGGCGTGGTCAAAATCCCTGACAGTCTGTCTTTCGAAAAGGCCGTGATGGCCGAGCCCCTCTCCTGCGGCCTGGCGGCCCTGCGGGCAAACCGGGTTCAATCAGGTGATACCGTGCTGATCGTCGGAGCCGGACCGATGGGTCTGATCCACCTCAAGCTGAACAAATGGGCCGGGGCCCGGGTCATTGTGACCGATCTCCTGGATCGCCGGCTGGCGGTTGCGCAGCAGATGGGGGCCGATCTGTGCATCGATGCCAAGGGAGGGGATCTGGCGCAAAAGGTCGCGGAAGCCACCGGGGGCGCCGGTGCGGAGGTGGTCATTGTCTCCCTGGGGATCCCCGCGGTGATCGAGGAGAGCCTCAAGCTGGTGCGCAAAGGGGGCACCGTCAATATCTTCGGCGGCCCTCCCGCCGGGCAGCCGATCACCGTCGATCCGCGTTGGCTGCACTACCAGGAGATCGTCCTGACCGGCACCTTTGCCGCCACCCCGGACGATTTCCGTCGCACTCTTGAACTGATCGCCGAGGGGGAGCTCGAAGTCGAGGACCTGATTTCCGATCGCTTCACCCTCGACAGCATGCTCGATGCCGTCGAGCGGGCCAAGAATCAGGAGATGATCCGGGGGATTGTTCTGTTCGAATAG
- a CDS encoding 2-amino-3,7-dideoxy-D-threo-hept-6-ulosonate synthase, which produces MNGMEWRLRRIMKKETGRSLVVAVDHGMALGPMTGIVDLKKTVSELDATGLIDAWLITKGMFTYAFDPTGQPGVILRASGAATIAGPDLTHEGITSTVEEALSLGADAVAVSAFIGSEFEHQTLADTALMATACRRYNVPLLGVMGLGKTNEEKKKDPRFIALGARVGAEHGADIIKTYYTETDFDKVVAGCPVPVMIAGGPKCETDLDTLKMIHGALQDGARGIVMGRNVWQSPHPAALLAAVQGLIHQNLSVKEAAELLDTRIKG; this is translated from the coding sequence ATGAACGGCATGGAATGGCGCTTGCGCCGCATCATGAAGAAGGAAACCGGCCGCAGCCTGGTGGTCGCCGTCGATCACGGCATGGCCCTCGGGCCGATGACCGGCATCGTCGATCTGAAGAAAACCGTCAGCGAACTCGATGCCACCGGCCTGATCGACGCCTGGCTGATTACCAAGGGGATGTTCACTTACGCCTTCGACCCGACCGGGCAGCCCGGCGTGATATTGCGTGCCAGCGGCGCGGCAACCATTGCCGGACCGGACCTGACCCACGAGGGGATTACCTCGACGGTCGAGGAGGCTCTGTCCCTGGGGGCCGATGCCGTGGCCGTCTCCGCTTTCATCGGCTCGGAGTTCGAACACCAGACCCTGGCCGACACTGCACTCATGGCGACGGCTTGCCGGCGCTACAACGTGCCGCTGCTGGGGGTCATGGGCCTGGGCAAAACCAACGAGGAAAAGAAGAAGGATCCCCGTTTCATCGCCCTGGGCGCGCGGGTCGGCGCCGAGCACGGCGCCGACATCATCAAGACCTACTACACGGAAACCGATTTCGACAAGGTGGTGGCCGGGTGTCCGGTGCCGGTCATGATCGCCGGCGGACCGAAGTGCGAAACCGATCTCGACACCCTCAAGATGATCCACGGCGCCCTGCAGGACGGTGCGCGCGGGATCGTCATGGGCCGCAACGTCTGGCAAAGCCCTCACCCCGCAGCCCTGCTCGCCGCCGTGCAGGGCCTGATCCATCAGAATTTGAGCGTCAAGGAGGCGGCCGAGCTTCTCGACACCCGGATCAAGGGATAG
- a CDS encoding phosphate propanoyltransferase, whose protein sequence is MSEELRIPISASGRHVHLCRKDVEALFGAGHQLTPKKALSQPGQFACEETVNVCGPKGRIERVRVLGPERPETQLEISRTDEFKLGIDAPIRASGEIENTPGIRLEGPAGTVELESGVIQAARHIHMTPADAKRLGVEDRQWVMVRVGGERGIIFDDVLVRVKESYVLDMHLDTDEANAADLGPDAWGILIKGPTEVAPEPGD, encoded by the coding sequence ATGAGTGAAGAACTGCGTATTCCCATCAGTGCCAGCGGGCGTCATGTTCACCTTTGTCGCAAGGATGTGGAGGCGCTTTTCGGCGCCGGCCATCAGCTTACGCCAAAGAAGGCGTTAAGCCAGCCCGGACAATTCGCCTGCGAGGAGACGGTCAATGTCTGCGGGCCCAAAGGCCGCATCGAGCGCGTGCGCGTGCTCGGCCCGGAGCGCCCGGAGACGCAGCTGGAAATATCGCGCACCGACGAGTTCAAGCTGGGCATCGATGCGCCGATTCGCGCTTCAGGTGAGATCGAGAACACTCCCGGCATCCGCCTCGAGGGTCCAGCAGGCACAGTGGAGCTCGAAAGTGGCGTGATTCAGGCGGCGCGGCATATCCACATGACCCCGGCCGACGCCAAGCGCCTGGGCGTCGAGGACAGGCAATGGGTGATGGTGCGGGTGGGCGGTGAGCGGGGGATCATTTTCGATGACGTGCTGGTGCGGGTCAAAGAGAGCTACGTGCTCGATATGCACCTCGACACCGATGAAGCCAACGCCGCGGATCTCGGCCCCGACGCCTGGGGCATTCTGATCAAAGGCCCCACCGAGGTTGCCCCCGAGCCTGGCGATTGA
- a CDS encoding DUF4105 domain-containing protein has protein sequence MSAWKKKTKVFTFIALVGAVVLAGLFLTTPTHEGEWQEAQKLLPDVQIEGHRYLLRNIRDFSYLPDKSIGRARYLEQEFSPNNLKRVWLGLSHFTDYGFAHSFLSFEFEDGRYLVASVEARKRPEQTYSPLAGLFRRYHKIIVLGTERDIIGVRSHVGGQRVLLYPLELTAAQGRRVFAGMMQDVRTLREKPSFYNTLFDNCTTSLLRYDPDHRFWKNILDYRILLPGFADDFAVERGWIRDNEGLEELRRKAVVDAGVDPDDENFSKGIRHTGICRISEADQGRLVQPCAGPGN, from the coding sequence ATGTCCGCATGGAAGAAAAAGACTAAAGTATTTACCTTTATCGCCCTGGTTGGCGCTGTCGTACTGGCAGGCCTGTTCCTCACCACCCCGACCCATGAAGGGGAATGGCAGGAAGCCCAGAAGCTTCTTCCCGACGTGCAAATCGAGGGTCATCGTTACCTCCTGCGCAACATTCGCGACTTCAGTTATCTCCCCGACAAAAGCATCGGGCGCGCCCGCTATCTGGAACAGGAATTTTCTCCCAACAACCTGAAGCGGGTCTGGCTCGGCCTGTCGCATTTTACGGATTACGGCTTCGCGCACAGCTTTCTGAGTTTCGAATTCGAGGATGGCCGGTACCTGGTGGCCTCGGTTGAAGCGCGGAAACGACCGGAGCAGACTTACTCCCCCCTTGCGGGCCTGTTTCGGCGCTATCATAAAATAATTGTGCTGGGCACCGAACGGGATATTATCGGGGTGCGAAGTCATGTAGGCGGCCAGCGGGTGTTGCTGTATCCCCTGGAGTTGACCGCTGCTCAAGGCCGACGGGTGTTCGCCGGCATGATGCAGGACGTCCGCACGCTCCGGGAAAAACCATCTTTTTACAACACTCTCTTCGACAATTGCACCACCAGCCTGCTACGCTACGATCCCGACCACCGTTTCTGGAAGAATATTCTGGACTATCGGATCCTACTGCCCGGGTTTGCCGACGATTTCGCGGTGGAACGGGGCTGGATACGGGACAATGAGGGCTTGGAGGAACTGCGCCGGAAGGCGGTCGTGGACGCCGGCGTGGATCCGGATGATGAGAACTTTTCCAAAGGGATTCGGCACACCGGCATCTGCCGAATATCGGAGGCGGACCAGGGAAGGTTGGTGCAGCCTTGCGCTGGGCCGGGCAACTGA
- a CDS encoding DUF3800 domain-containing protein: MCYVDESGHCGKKYNPEQPVEVLCGVLTDTTKLFKTQREHAEILQILKERNIPLEELKASEAYRGRKSWANVPPEVRDRVFELILVWAQERVCKYIVCPIDTKKFFDQKEAGCTISKNLCHPYETGAMNVVLAVERLQKTKKNNKGKTLVVFDEQKEHDKNILTLLEGDLSFTDSYRRC; encoded by the coding sequence ATGTGCTATGTCGATGAGAGTGGTCATTGCGGAAAGAAATATAACCCAGAGCAGCCTGTGGAAGTGCTGTGTGGTGTTCTCACGGACACGACAAAGCTCTTTAAAACTCAGAGAGAGCACGCTGAAATCCTGCAGATTCTTAAAGAGCGTAACATCCCACTTGAAGAATTGAAAGCAAGTGAAGCGTATCGTGGCAGAAAGAGTTGGGCTAATGTTCCCCCTGAAGTAAGAGACAGGGTTTTCGAACTGATTTTGGTGTGGGCGCAGGAGCGGGTCTGCAAATACATTGTGTGCCCAATCGACACAAAGAAGTTTTTTGATCAAAAAGAGGCTGGTTGCACAATCTCAAAGAATCTTTGTCACCCCTACGAAACTGGCGCTATGAACGTTGTGCTTGCTGTCGAAAGGCTTCAGAAAACAAAAAAAAATAACAAGGGGAAAACACTTGTTGTTTTTGACGAACAAAAAGAACACGACAAAAACATTTTGACCCTATTAGAGGGCGACCTAAGCTTTACCGATTCGTATCGTCGGTGCTGA
- a CDS encoding cation diffusion facilitator family transporter: MSLGHANPVKAILFAFAANLSIALAKTVAALFSGSSSMMAEAIHSFADTGNQVLLLIGLRRAGRPSDLEHPLGYGKVSYFWSFMVAIMLFSIGGLFSVYEGIHKLHSPEPLNHLWLALLVLGVSIALEGVSMAGCLREINKVRNGRSLWRWINQSRSSELIVVFGEDLAALLGLVMAFCFLVVAGITGDTRFDAAGSICIGTLLIVVAVFVSIRVKSLLIGRSAEPELVAALEAAISGDDDIREVFHVITLQMGAKVMLAAKIGMREGLTIGAACEKINELEAEIRKSFPEIGWCFMEPDVRD; this comes from the coding sequence ATGTCCTTAGGTCACGCAAATCCTGTCAAAGCTATCCTCTTTGCTTTTGCCGCCAATCTCAGCATCGCCCTGGCCAAAACCGTCGCCGCTCTGTTTTCCGGGTCGAGCAGCATGATGGCCGAGGCGATTCATTCCTTTGCCGATACGGGGAATCAGGTGCTGCTGCTGATCGGGCTGCGTCGGGCCGGGCGGCCCTCCGACCTGGAGCATCCCCTGGGGTACGGCAAGGTCAGCTATTTCTGGAGTTTTATGGTCGCTATCATGCTGTTCAGCATCGGCGGCCTTTTTTCGGTCTACGAGGGCATTCACAAGCTGCATTCGCCGGAGCCGCTGAACCATCTCTGGCTGGCGCTGCTCGTGCTGGGTGTTTCCATCGCCCTGGAAGGGGTGTCCATGGCCGGCTGCCTGCGGGAAATCAACAAGGTCCGCAATGGGAGAAGCCTCTGGCGGTGGATCAACCAGAGCCGCAGTTCGGAGCTGATCGTCGTTTTCGGCGAGGATCTGGCGGCTCTGCTCGGTTTGGTGATGGCTTTCTGCTTTCTGGTGGTTGCCGGCATCACCGGCGACACGCGGTTCGATGCCGCCGGCTCCATCTGCATCGGGACCTTGCTCATCGTGGTCGCCGTGTTCGTGTCGATCCGGGTCAAATCCCTGCTCATCGGCCGCAGTGCCGAACCCGAGTTGGTCGCAGCCCTGGAGGCGGCAATCAGCGGTGATGATGATATCCGGGAAGTATTCCATGTCATCACTCTGCAGATGGGGGCCAAGGTAATGCTGGCGGCCAAAATCGGCATGCGGGAGGGGCTGACCATTGGAGCGGCCTGCGAGAAGATTAACGAGTTGGAGGCCGAGATCAGGAAAAGTTTCCCCGAGATCGGCTGGTGTTTCATGGAGCCGGATGTGCGGGATTGA
- a CDS encoding ATP-binding protein: MKKLQESGVSRQNILYLNFFDDRLHNLQHDNLGVILEAYFSLYPEKKHVEMVHCFFDEIQVVPGWEPFVERLMRTEKCEVYITGSSAQMLSREIATQMRGRALSWEMFPFSFREFLDYKGIESDAPLSTKKRLTIQKAFEEYWETGGFPEVAGLDRMLRIKTHQEYFNAMLFRDLIERHDISHPKAITDLAHWLVDNTGSLYSVNNLTGYLKSLGHKAPKSAVSDYLEWFEDAYILFTVRIFDASLARANTNPKKIYCIDHAMVTSISSGILVNSGHLLENLVFTALRRVTPDIFYYKTKAGREVDFLAGRQGPPRMLVQVCQSMADPQTRKRETAALAEAMTELKLTQGIIVTRNEEEQIQVEAGKIDVVPAWRFLLNMPESK, translated from the coding sequence ATGAAGAAGCTTCAGGAATCAGGTGTTTCCCGTCAGAACATTCTCTATCTGAATTTTTTCGATGATCGTTTGCACAATCTGCAACACGACAACCTGGGCGTGATTCTGGAAGCCTACTTCTCGCTCTATCCGGAAAAAAAGCACGTCGAGATGGTTCATTGCTTTTTCGATGAGATCCAGGTCGTGCCTGGATGGGAGCCTTTCGTCGAGCGTTTGATGAGAACCGAAAAGTGCGAGGTGTACATCACCGGGTCATCGGCTCAAATGCTCTCAAGAGAGATCGCAACGCAGATGCGCGGACGAGCACTCTCCTGGGAAATGTTCCCGTTTTCGTTCCGGGAGTTTCTCGATTACAAAGGAATCGAGAGCGACGCCCCACTCTCGACCAAAAAACGCCTGACCATCCAGAAAGCATTCGAAGAGTACTGGGAAACCGGCGGCTTTCCCGAAGTTGCCGGCCTGGACCGCATGCTGCGAATCAAGACCCACCAGGAATATTTCAACGCCATGCTGTTCCGCGACCTCATCGAGCGCCATGATATCTCACACCCCAAGGCGATCACGGATCTGGCGCATTGGCTGGTGGACAATACGGGGTCCCTCTATTCCGTCAACAACCTGACCGGCTATCTGAAATCTCTGGGTCACAAAGCGCCGAAATCCGCCGTATCCGATTATCTCGAATGGTTCGAAGATGCTTATATTCTTTTCACTGTGCGCATCTTTGACGCTTCTTTGGCCAGGGCCAATACCAATCCAAAGAAGATTTACTGCATCGACCACGCGATGGTGACTTCAATCAGCTCCGGCATTCTGGTCAACTCGGGTCATCTGCTGGAAAACCTTGTGTTCACCGCACTTCGCCGGGTTACGCCGGATATCTTCTACTACAAGACCAAGGCGGGCCGGGAGGTTGATTTTCTCGCCGGGCGCCAGGGGCCGCCCCGCATGCTTGTTCAGGTCTGTCAGTCGATGGCCGACCCGCAAACCCGCAAACGGGAAACCGCCGCGCTGGCCGAGGCCATGACAGAACTGAAACTCACGCAAGGCATCATCGTGACCCGTAACGAGGAGGAGCAGATACAGGTCGAGGCCGGAAAGATTGACGTGGTGCCTGCCTGGCGGTTTTTGCTGAACATGCCGGAAAGCAAATAA
- a CDS encoding transposase, protein MPRANRYFLPGHIWHITHRCHKQDFLLKFAFDRRAWLRWLFEAKKRYGLCILNYMVTSNHIHLLVKDRGNNAIPKSMQLVAGRVAQEFNQRKKRKGAFWEDRYHATAVASDHHFARCLTYIDLNMVRAGVVDDPADWPESGYAEQMQTKQRYHSS, encoded by the coding sequence TTGCCGAGAGCCAATCGATATTTCTTGCCGGGCCATATCTGGCATATCACCCATCGATGTCACAAGCAGGATTTTCTCCTTAAATTCGCCTTTGACCGTAGGGCTTGGCTCAGGTGGCTGTTCGAGGCCAAAAAGCGATACGGACTCTGTATCCTGAACTACATGGTTACTTCTAATCATATCCACCTGCTGGTCAAAGATAGAGGGAACAACGCGATTCCCAAAAGCATGCAACTGGTCGCCGGGCGAGTCGCCCAGGAATTCAACCAAAGGAAAAAACGCAAAGGGGCCTTTTGGGAAGACCGCTATCATGCGACGGCCGTTGCTTCCGACCATCATTTTGCCAGATGCTTGACCTACATCGATCTGAACATGGTCCGAGCCGGGGTGGTTGATGATCCGGCCGATTGGCCGGAGAGTGGTTACGCCGAACAGATGCAGACAAAACAGCGGTACCACAGCTCATGA
- a CDS encoding cation diffusion facilitator family transporter, which produces MSAGHANPVKAILFAFAANLSIALAKTVAALFSGSSSMMAEAIHSFADTGNQVLLLIGLRRAGRPSDLEHPLGYGKVSYFWSFMVAIMLFSIGGLFSVYEGIHKLHSPEPLNHLWLALLVLGISIALEGVSMAGCLREINKVRNGRSLWRWINQSRSSELIVVFGEDLAALLGLVLAFCFLVVAGITGDTRFDAAGSICIGTLLIVVAVFVSIRVKSLLIGRSAEPELVAALEAAISGDDDIREVFHVITLQMGAKVMLAAKIGMREGLTIGAACEKINELEAEIRKSFPEIGWCFMEPDVRD; this is translated from the coding sequence ATGTCCGCAGGTCACGCTAATCCTGTCAAAGCTATCCTCTTTGCTTTTGCCGCCAATCTCAGCATCGCCCTGGCCAAAACCGTCGCCGCTCTGTTTTCCGGGTCGAGCAGCATGATGGCCGAGGCGATTCATTCCTTTGCCGATACGGGGAATCAGGTGCTGCTGCTGATCGGGCTGCGTCGGGCCGGGCGGCCCTCCGACCTGGAGCATCCCCTGGGGTACGGCAAGGTCAGCTATTTCTGGAGTTTTATGGTCGCTATCATGCTGTTCAGCATCGGCGGCCTTTTTTCGGTCTACGAAGGCATTCACAAGCTGCATTCGCCGGAGCCGCTGAATCATCTTTGGCTGGCGCTGCTTGTGCTGGGGATTTCCATCGCCCTGGAAGGGGTGTCCATGGCCGGCTGCCTTAGGGAAATCAACAAGGTCCGGAATGGGAGAAGCCTCTGGCGGTGGATCAACCAGAGCCGCAGTTCGGAGCTGATCGTTGTTTTCGGCGAGGATCTGGCGGCCCTGCTCGGCCTGGTGCTGGCTTTCTGCTTTCTGGTGGTTGCCGGCATCACCGGCGACACGCGGTTCGATGCCGCCGGTTCCATCTGCATCGGGACTCTGCTCATCGTGGTCGCCGTGTTCGTGTCGATCCGGGTCAAGTCCCTGCTCATCGGCCGCAGCGCCGAGCCCGAACTGGTCGCAGCCCTGGAGGCGGCTATCAGCGGTGATGATGATATCCGGGAAGTATTCCATGTCATCACTCTGCAGATGGGGGCCAAGGTGATGCTGGCGGCCAAGATCGGCATGCGGGAGGGGCTGACCATTGGAGCGGCCTGCGAGAAGATTAACGAGTTGGAGGCCGAGATCAGGAAAAGTTTCCCCGAGATCGGCTGGTGTTTCATGGAGCCGGATGTTCGGGACTGA
- a CDS encoding ATP-binding protein codes for MIDMLKEIILDLQEIDLPTGVPRRVAVTPLPGKATVCIGVRRSGKSTFMFQLMKKLQESGVSRQNILYLNFFDDRLHNLQHDNLGVILEAYFSLYPEKKHVEMVHCFFDEIQVVPGWEPFVERLMRTEKCEVYITGSSAQMLSREIATQMRGRALSWEMFPFSFREFLDYKGIESDAPLSTKKRLTIQKAFEEYWETGGFPEVAGLDRMLRIKTHQEYFNAMLFRDLIERHDISHPKAVADLAHWLVDNTGSLYSVNNLTGYLKSLGHKAPKSAVSDYLEWLEDAYVLFTVRIFDASLARANTNPKKVYCIDHAMVTSISSGILVNSGHLLENLVFTALRRVTPDIFYYKTKAGREVDFLAGRQGPSRMLVQVCQSMADPQTRKRETAALAEAMTELKLTQGIIVTRNEEEQIQVEAGKIDVVPAWRFLLNMPESK; via the coding sequence ATGATTGACATGCTCAAAGAAATAATCCTCGATTTACAGGAGATTGACCTGCCCACGGGTGTGCCCAGGCGGGTTGCGGTGACGCCCTTGCCTGGCAAAGCCACGGTTTGCATCGGTGTGCGCCGCAGCGGCAAATCGACCTTCATGTTTCAGCTCATGAAGAAGCTTCAGGAATCAGGCGTTTCCCGTCAGAACATTCTCTATCTGAATTTTTTCGATGATCGTTTGCACAATCTGCAACACGACAACCTGGGCGTGATTCTGGAAGCCTACTTCTCGCTCTATCCGGAAAAAAAGCACGTCGAGATGGTTCATTGCTTTTTCGATGAGATCCAGGTCGTGCCTGGATGGGAGCCTTTCGTCGAGCGTTTGATGAGAACCGAAAAGTGCGAGGTGTACATCACCGGGTCATCGGCTCAAATGCTCTCAAGAGAGATCGCAACGCAGATGCGCGGACGAGCGCTCTCCTGGGAAATGTTCCCGTTTTCGTTCCGGGAGTTTCTCGATTACAAAGGAATCGAGAGCGACGCCCCACTCTCGACCAAAAAACGCCTGACCATCCAGAAAGCATTCGAAGAGTACTGGGAAACCGGCGGCTTTCCCGAAGTTGCCGGCCTTGACCGGATGCTGCGAATCAAGACCCACCAGGAATATTTCAACGCCATGCTGTTCCGCGACCTCATCGAGCGTCATGATATCTCACACCCGAAGGCGGTCGCGGATCTGGCGCATTGGCTGGTGGACAATACGGGGTCCCTCTATTCCGTCAACAACCTGACCGGCTACCTGAAATCTCTGGGTCACAAAGCGCCGAAATCCGCTGTGTCCGATTATCTCGAATGGCTCGAGGATGCTTATGTTCTTTTCACTGTGCGCATCTTTGACGCCTCGCTGGCCAGGGCCAATACCAATCCAAAGAAGGTTTACTGCATCGACCACGCAATGGTGACTTCGATCAGCTCCGGCATTCTGGTCAACTCGGGTCATCTGCTGGAAAACCTTGTGTTCACCGCACTTCGCCGGGTTACGCCGGATATCTTCTACTACAAGACCAAGGCGGGCCGGGAGGTTGATTTTCTCGCCGGGCGCCAGGGGCCGTCCCGCATGCTTGTTCAGGTCTGTCAGTCGATGGCCGACCCGCAAACCCGCAAACGGGAAACGGCCGCGCTGGCCGAGGCCATGACAGAACTGAAACTCACGCAAGGCATCATCGTGACCCGTAACGAGGAGGAGCAGATACAGGTCGAGGCCGGAAAGATTGACGTGGTGCCTGCCTGGCGGTTTTTGCTGAACATGCCGGAAAGCAAATAA